The nucleotide sequence CAGGAGGCGATGGACCTGGCGCTGGTCGCGCACGCGGCGACGCTCGAGGCGCGCATCCCGTTCCTGCACTTCTTCGACGGCTTTCGCACTTCGCACGAGGTCGCGAAGATCGCCGCGCTCGGCGTCGGCGACGTGCGCGCCATGCTCGACGACGCGCGGGTGCGCGAGCACCGCGCCCGGGCGCTCTCGCCCGACCATCCGGTGATCCGCGGCACGGCCCAGAACCCCGACGTCTTCTTCCAGAGCCGCGAGACCGTGAATCCGTACTACCTCGCCTGCCCGACGATCGTGGAGCAGGCGATGGAGCGCCTCGCGGGCCTGACGGGCCGGCGCTACGGGCTCTTCGACTACGCCGGGGCGCCGGACGCGGAGCGCGTCGTCGTATTGATGGGCTCGGGGACGGGTGCCGTCGAGGAGGTCGTCGAGCGCCTCGTTCGCGAGGGCGAAAAAGTCGGCATGATCAAGGCGCGGCTCTATCGCCCGTTCTCTGGCGCGCACCTCCTCGCGGCGCTGCCGCCGTCGGTGCGCGCCGTCGCCGTCCTCGACCGCACCAAGGAGCCGGGGAGCCAGGGAGAGCCGCTCTATCTCGACGTCGCGGTGGCGCTCGCGGAGGGCGGGTGCCGGGCGCGCGTCGTCGGCGGACGTTACGGGCTCTCGTCGAAGGAGTTCACCCCCGGTATGGTGAAAGCCGTCTTCGACGAGCTCCGCCGCGACGAGCCGCGCAACCACTTCGTCGTCGGCATCCACGACGACGTGACCCACGCGAGCCTCGCCTGGGATCCGGAGTACGCGACCGAAGATCCCGAGACGGTGCGTGCCGTCTTCTACGGGCTCGGCTCGGACGGCACCGTCGGCGCCAACAAGACCGCGATCAAGATCATCGGCGACGAGACCGCGAGCCACGCGCAGGGCTACTTCGTCTACGACTCGAAGAAATCGGGCTCGACGACCATCTCGCACCTCCGCTTTGGGCCCCGACCGATCCGCTCGACCTACCTGGTGCGGCGCGCGAGCTTCGTCGCCTGCCACCAGTTCTCGCTGCTCGACCGCTTGCCGGTGCTGGAGTTCGCCGACGAGGGCGCGACCTTCCTCCTGAACTCGCCCTTCGGACCGGATCGGGTCTGGGACCGGCTGCCGCGCGATCTCCAGGAGACCGTCGTCGCCCGCAAGCTCCGCGTCTTCGTGATCGACGGCTACCGCGTGGCGCGCGAGGCCGGCATGGGCGGCCGCATCAACACCGTCATGCAGACCTGCTTCTTCGCACTCGCCGGCGTCCTGCCGCGCGAGGAGGCCATCGCCGCCATCAAGCGCGGCATCGCGAAGGCGTACGGGCGGCGCGGCGAGGCGGTGGTCCGGAAGAACTGCGCGGCCGTCGACATGACGCTCGCCGAGCTGCACGAGGTCGCCGTCCCCGCCGCCGCGTCGAGCGCGGTCGCGCGGCGCGCGGCGGTGCCCACCGAGGCCCCGGCGTTCGTGCGCGACGTCACCGCGCGCATCATCGCGGGGAGGGGCGACGACGTTCCCGTGAGCGCGCTGCCGGTCGACGGCACCTATCCGACGGGCACCGCCCAGTGGGAGAAGCGCGCGCTCGCGACCGAGGTGCCGGTGTGGGACGAGGATATCTGCATCCAGTGCGGGAAGTGCGTGCTCATCTGTCCGCACGCGGTCATCCGCGCCAAGGTCTACGAGCCCGCCGCGCTCGCCGCGGCGCCGCCGGCCTGGAAGTCGCACCCGGCGCGCTGGAAGGGCGACTTCGCGAGCGACCGCTACACGCTCCAGGTTTCGCCCGACGACTGCACGGGCTGCGCGCTCTGCGTCGAGATCTGCCCGGTCAAGAACAAGAGCGAGACGCGGCTGCGCGCCATCAACATGCGGCCGGTCGCGCCCATCCGCGAGGCCGAGCAAGAGAACTGGCGCTTCTTCCTCGGTCTCGACGACCCGGCGCGCGCGGCGCTCCACCCGAGCCAGGTGAAGGACGTGCAGCTCATGACGCCGCTCATCGAGTTCTCGGGCGCGTGCTCGGGCTGCGGCGAGACTCCCTACTTGAAGCTCATGAGCCAGCTCTTCGGCGATCGCACGCTGATCGCCAACGCGACCGGCTGCTCATCGATCTACGGCGGCAACCTGCCGACCACGCCGTGGACGACCAATCGCGACGGACGCGGCCCAGCGTGGTCGAACTCGCTCTTCGAGGACAACGCCGAGTTCGGGCTCGGCATGCGGCTCGCCCGCGACAAGCAGGGCGAGTACGCGCGCGAGCTGCTCGCGCGCCTAGGGCCGATCGTCGGCGACGACCTCGTCGCCGCGCTCGCGAACGCCGACCAGTCGGACGAGGCCGGGATCGCGGCGCAGCGGGCGCGCGTCGCCATGCTCCGCGAGCGCCTGCGCGGCGTCGACGGCAACGACGCCCGCGACCTCGCGAGCGTGGCGGAGAGTCTCGTGCGCGCCGACGTGTGGATCGTCGGCGGCGACGGCTGGGCTTACGACATCGGCTACGGCGGGCTCGATCACGTGCTCGCGTCGGGACGGAACGTGAACGTGCTCGTCCTCGACACCGAGGTCTACTCGAACACCGGCGGACAGATGTCGAAGGCGACGCCGCGCGGCGCGGTTGCGAAGTTCGCGGCGGGCGGGAAGCCGCTCCCGAAGAAGGATCTCGGGCTCCTCATGATGACCTACGGCCACGTTTACGTGGCCTCGGTCGCGATGGGCGCCGACGACACGCAGTGCCTGAAGGCGTTCCGTGAGGCCGAGGCGTACGACGGGCCGTCGCTCGTGATCGCGTACAGCCATTGCATCGCGCACGGCTACGACATGGTGCACGCGCTCGATCAGCAGAAGGCGATCGTCGCCTCCGGAGCCTGGCCGCTCTACCGCTACGACCCGCGTCGCGCGGCGGCCGGCAAGAACCCGCTCCAGCTCGACGCGAAGCCGCCGTCGCTGACGTTCAAGCAGTACGCCTACAACGAGACGCGCTACACCATGCTGGCGCACGCCGACCCCGAGGCGGCGCGGCGCGCGTTGACGCTCGCGGAGGAGGACGTCCGCCGACGCTGGAGCCTCTATCACCAGCTCGCGGCCGTCGCCTGCGACGCCGGCGCGGCGGAGGGCGCCACGTGATCGACCTCGGGACGACGTATCTCGGCCACGCGCTGCGCTCGCCGCTCGTGATGTCGGCGGGGCCGCTCGGCGAGCACGTCGACACGATCCGCGCCGCCGAGGACGCCGGCGTCGGCGCCGTCGTGCTGCCCTCGCTCTTCGAGGAGCAGATCGACATCGAGACCCACGATCTCGATCACCACCTTACGCACGGCACCGAGAGCTACGCGGAGGCTCTGAGCTATTTCCCGGAGGTCGGCGCGTATCGGATCGGGCCCGACGCCTATCTCGACCACGTCGCGCGCGTGAAGGCGGCGGTCGACGTGCCGGTGATCGGCAGCTTGAACGGCGTGTCGTCCGGGGGCTGGGTGCAGTATGCCCGCTTGATCGAGGAGGCCGGCGCCGACGCGCTCGAGCTGAACGTCTATTTCATCCCGACGGACCCGGACCTCGACGGCGCCGCCGTCGAGCGCATGTACGCGGAGCTCGTGCGCGACGTGCGGGCCGCCGTCGGCATCCCGGTCGCGGTGAA is from Deltaproteobacteria bacterium and encodes:
- a CDS encoding dihydroorotate dehydrogenase-like protein; this encodes MIDLGTTYLGHALRSPLVMSAGPLGEHVDTIRAAEDAGVGAVVLPSLFEEQIDIETHDLDHHLTHGTESYAEALSYFPEVGAYRIGPDAYLDHVARVKAAVDVPVIGSLNGVSSGGWVQYARLIEEAGADALELNVYFIPTDPDLDGAAVERMYAELVRDVRAAVGIPVAVKLGPFFSAMAHVARRLVAAGANGLVLFNRFYQPDLDVERLEVTPNLQLSTPDELRLRLRWVAILRGRVDADLAVTGGVHDAIDVLKSMMAGASAAMMTSALLLHGVGHLAAVRDALVRWMEEHEYASIRQMQGSMSQRAVAEPAAFERANYLHVLRSYALRAR
- the nifJ gene encoding pyruvate:ferredoxin (flavodoxin) oxidoreductase, whose product is QEAMDLALVAHAATLEARIPFLHFFDGFRTSHEVAKIAALGVGDVRAMLDDARVREHRARALSPDHPVIRGTAQNPDVFFQSRETVNPYYLACPTIVEQAMERLAGLTGRRYGLFDYAGAPDAERVVVLMGSGTGAVEEVVERLVREGEKVGMIKARLYRPFSGAHLLAALPPSVRAVAVLDRTKEPGSQGEPLYLDVAVALAEGGCRARVVGGRYGLSSKEFTPGMVKAVFDELRRDEPRNHFVVGIHDDVTHASLAWDPEYATEDPETVRAVFYGLGSDGTVGANKTAIKIIGDETASHAQGYFVYDSKKSGSTTISHLRFGPRPIRSTYLVRRASFVACHQFSLLDRLPVLEFADEGATFLLNSPFGPDRVWDRLPRDLQETVVARKLRVFVIDGYRVAREAGMGGRINTVMQTCFFALAGVLPREEAIAAIKRGIAKAYGRRGEAVVRKNCAAVDMTLAELHEVAVPAAASSAVARRAAVPTEAPAFVRDVTARIIAGRGDDVPVSALPVDGTYPTGTAQWEKRALATEVPVWDEDICIQCGKCVLICPHAVIRAKVYEPAALAAAPPAWKSHPARWKGDFASDRYTLQVSPDDCTGCALCVEICPVKNKSETRLRAINMRPVAPIREAEQENWRFFLGLDDPARAALHPSQVKDVQLMTPLIEFSGACSGCGETPYLKLMSQLFGDRTLIANATGCSSIYGGNLPTTPWTTNRDGRGPAWSNSLFEDNAEFGLGMRLARDKQGEYARELLARLGPIVGDDLVAALANADQSDEAGIAAQRARVAMLRERLRGVDGNDARDLASVAESLVRADVWIVGGDGWAYDIGYGGLDHVLASGRNVNVLVLDTEVYSNTGGQMSKATPRGAVAKFAAGGKPLPKKDLGLLMMTYGHVYVASVAMGADDTQCLKAFREAEAYDGPSLVIAYSHCIAHGYDMVHALDQQKAIVASGAWPLYRYDPRRAAAGKNPLQLDAKPPSLTFKQYAYNETRYTMLAHADPEAARRALTLAEEDVRRRWSLYHQLAAVACDAGAAEGAT